A part of Amycolatopsis lurida genomic DNA contains:
- a CDS encoding CarD family transcriptional regulator has translation MVFKVGETVVYPHHGAALIEAIETRVIKGEEKKYLVLKVAQGDLTVRVPADNAEIVGVRDVVGQEGLDKVFDVLRAPHTEEPTNWSRRYKANLEKLASGDVNKVAEVVRDLWRREKDRGLSAGEKRMLAKARQILVSELALAEGTDEDKAEVLLDEVLETAAV, from the coding sequence ATGGTTTTCAAGGTCGGAGAGACCGTCGTCTACCCGCACCACGGTGCCGCACTCATCGAAGCCATCGAGACCCGCGTGATCAAGGGCGAGGAGAAGAAGTACCTCGTCCTCAAAGTCGCGCAAGGGGATCTTACGGTTCGCGTGCCCGCTGACAACGCCGAGATCGTCGGCGTTCGTGATGTCGTCGGGCAAGAAGGACTGGACAAGGTTTTCGACGTTCTGCGTGCTCCGCACACCGAAGAGCCCACCAACTGGTCTCGTCGGTACAAGGCCAACCTCGAGAAGCTCGCCTCCGGCGATGTGAACAAGGTGGCCGAAGTGGTGCGCGACCTCTGGCGGCGAGAGAAGGACCGCGGACTTTCAGCCGGCGAGAAGCGCATGCTGGCGAAGGCGCGGCAAATTCTGGTCAGCGAGCTGGCGCTCGCGGAGGGCACCGACGAGGACAAGGCTGAAGTCCTCCTCGACGAAGTTCTG